The Sander lucioperca isolate FBNREF2018 chromosome 4, SLUC_FBN_1.2, whole genome shotgun sequence DNA segment CTATTGTAACTCACCGTTTGGAGATTTTTTTATCCCCAGTGTTGAACCTAGTCCTAGAAGTGTAAACAGGATCTAAGGGCCTAAGAGTGGAGGTAGCAGCCTATCTATCACATCTCCATAATCTGCTTCAACAATCCTCCTTTTGTTGTCATTTCTATCTCTGGATCTCAGAAAATGCATACCTTTAATTTAATTGAACCAGTTTAAGGTTAATAAAAGGCTTATGTAATGAATTACAGCACAACTGTATTTTCTCAATAGCTTGTTAAACAGATTCAGTGACAGTGTTAAATAGTTTAATCTGCATAAGGATGGATTATGGACAATTTTGCACAGATATTTCATCTCCAATTTGCTTCTTCTCCTGTATACTGGAATCATAATACTTTTATTATATAAGATCAAAGAATACAAATAGTTTTTCCAATAATTGTTTATGAATCAgaacttgtcctttttttttgtggcttaaAAAGAGGAAACCTAATCGAACTCCCGTACTTGTACTTGTAATGAAAGTTCTCCAGCATATGAACACATAAAGGGAAACCGTTATTTGGCAAATTTCAGCTTACTTATAATATGGAGACTTTTAAAACGAGTTTTGAGCTTGGTGCCACAGCTAACTAGAGTGTCCACCACCTGTGCCTTGAGAGTGTCCACTAACTTGTTGACCACGCGGGAACCTTTTCATTCCCGTGTCGGAAAGTGTTTGAGGTGTGTGCTCCAATGACCTCGGGGTCACATACCACGCAAAGGGGCTATGCAGTTTTGCTGACCATGTAGATGTTTAAATCAAAACCCTGGCAATCAGAGGTGGATGGTGGaagggagaagaagagagaggatAGGGGGAAGGAGAGCTTGTTTCTGAGCCATGGTCAGATGGGAGAGAGCTAAGTGGTGGGTGTGTGCAAAGACTTGAAATATGTTAAAGAGATGCGTGTGTTATCTTTTCTCCTTGCCACTGGCTGTCCAGTACCTCCCCTCGCGTTGTGTCGTCAGCAGTTTATCTCAGGGCCTGGCTGGAGCTGTGAGGGGAAATGGGAGGAAATCTGATCCATATGGTGGCACTATAAAGCTCACTGCTGATTTGCAGGCTTCATCAAAACGTGGTCAAGGCTTCATCCCCACTCACGACTAGCATCCTCCTCTCACACCTGGTCCCTGCAATCTGAACTTCTCACTCTCTCCATAGCAGTACCGGCGCTTATCTGCCTGACCCCTGTGGTGCCTCGGCAAACAATCTTCAAAGCTGATTCGTCTTAGAGAAGTAAGTAAATTCCCCTGTTGAAAAGTGATGGATTTCATTTAGACAGCAAGTAATGGACAATTAGTTTAGAAGATGATGACATTTGGTCCAAtgatttttcttgttttgcATAATCTATGTAAATAGCGAGATTATGAGTGAGTAATGATGCATTACATGTATCTGTTTTTCTCATGTTGCCTCAGAGATGAAGATATTGGGCAAGGTTGCTTTCTTGCTTTTGCTCGGGGGAATCTGGTGTCAGAACAACCGTAATGCTAAAGCTGGTGGCAAGTCCACCAAGAAGTCTGGTGGAAACCAAGGAGGTGATGTTGGCCAGTCTCTTCCTGTGGTTGATCTGACTCATGGAAACACTGGAAGCACTGGAAGCACTGGAAGCACTGGAGGCACTGGAGGCACGAGAGGCACTGGAGTCACAGCTGAAGCAGCACAGCAGGGTGCTGCAGGAACTCGAGCTGCTGGACAACAGACAGATGATATGAGGCTGCACTTCCTCAAGAACACCCAAGTGACATGTAATGATGGAACAGCAGCTGGGTGAGACGTTCtggatcttttttcttactttGTTCCTGAAACTTGAAATAATGATACATTTTTATGGTGGGGGGCGgcattttctgtctgttttgccGATGGATACAGTGATTTTAGAAGCTACATAGAGCATCAGTGTGTCCATACATGGCTGCTTTATCTTCCCCATCTCCTCATTCCTGTTTATTTGTGGTTCTACAGGTTTTACCTAAAGGAGTTCAGAGGAAGCCGCCGATGGCAGTTATTTCTGGAAGGTGAGTATTTAAAAACCCAACTGTTTAACTTGGTCCCCAAAGGTCAGCTTGTTTTGGCGTGACGCCCCCGTTGGAATTTTgatgaggatgtcatcttgccCCGTCATCTTctgtttttctccttttttggtTGCTGCCTGTCACTTTGATAGACTTAGGATGGAAGGAAATATACGTGGAttgaccagtgtgtgtgtgtgtgtgtgtgtgtgtgtgtgtgtgtgtgtgtgtgtgtgtgtgtgtgtgtgtgtgtgtgtgcgtgtgtgcgtgtgtgtgcgtgcgtgcacgtgtgtgtgtgtgtgtgtgtgtgtgtgtgagagaggtaTGCATCACATTTCCTAAGCACAAACATTTTACCTGGACTTTCTTGAGCAGGTTGTAGGATTTATGAGTGTATTATTCTGAGCACTAGAGCCAATATGTCAAACCCCTTTGCACAAGTTGAAAGTCAATCAACAAATCAGGGACTGACAGTTTGCAAATTAAAGGAGGAGTCATTCGTCTTTTTTGTCCAACTCTGAGTGAATATATAGTCTTGTTAGCAGACCAGGCTACAGGTGCATTCCTTTCCCTCTCCATTCCTCACGGGCCTCTATGATAGGCTAACAAGGGTCTCCCTTGCTGTGCCTGGTGTGAATGTCTAATATTAGTCTATATTATTTTTAGGTGGCTGGTGCTGCCACAGCAAAGAGACCTGTGATTCCAGGTACCAAAATATACCCCGACTAATGAGCTCATCGAGGTGGCCCCAAACAAAAAGAGGTGGGTCAGGTTTTAAAATGCACGTCATAGTGTTGCTTGTTTTACTTAATCTTTAATGAGACACTAGGGCATCTGTTTGACCTCTAAATTGCTGCATTTTCACCAGGAACTGGAATATTGTCTTCTCAAGCGGAGGAAAACCCACACTGGCATAATGCAAACATTGTGTAAGTACTTGTAAATCCTCACTGTGTGTCTTATTGTGGCTACTGGAGGTGTCACGTGCAGACAATCCTCATTTGTAAACATTTGTGAGACAGGGACTTCTTCCCATCCTCATTGGACAAGATAAAGTTCTATACACAGCTACTTATATATTAAAACAGCAAGAACCCAGTTTTGTTTGTGCAtcttgttgttgtgttgttgtttttttttttacttaaagctgcattaattgaTGTTTTTGTGCAGAATGGGTTTGtaaagctttttttcccctgctGTGTCTGGAAGAGCTCTGTGAGAATGGTGAGAGTGaagaaagaacattttaaacacaATCTTCCTCTTAAAAATAAGCAAGTAAATGCAACCTTGCTCAATTCACTACACTTTGCCGCTTCTGCCTTACTTGTTTTagtatgaccagtagcttataATGGCTGATACAGGTCTACTAATTTGTGATATATGACAGAAGAGTTGACTTTCATGAAGGAGAGGGGGAGTTGTTTTGATGGCCTCAAGCTTTAGTCTAACAAATGTGATTGTATCCCTTACTGCAGATTCATCCCGTACTGTTCCAGTGATGTGTGGAGTGGCACTGGGCCCGCCCCGACCCCTCCTCCAAGGCCACGACAaggcagagaaaaagagagggataGAAATACAAATGCAAGTAAGTTTCTTCATGTCCTTTGAGATTTTTTTCAATTAGGGTCCCTCACAACAATGACACATCTGTGAAAAACATGATTGATCTAACTTTCTGTTTAGTGCGGCGCTCCCAATCATTTGACGTGTGTATTTGTTATCAGCTGAGTACACCTTCATGGGATCCCTGATCATCCGCGAGGTCATCAAAGACCTCATCCCCAAAGGAATCAAGCAGGCCAAGGTTGTCATGCTTTCTGGCACGAGGTGAGTTTGTTTTATCGCTCGTGCTCTGATGCTGACCGCAGCTTTTGGACACAAGCCTGCATCCTCTGTACCATCTAGGCCATCTCCGTGCCGAACATTCAACAAGAGAAGTCCTATTTTGGGTGCATCCTCTTGTCAACAATAAAGATGTTTACAGTCAACTGTGAACAATGACATAATGTATATTAAAGGGCCTTGCCCTGTAATGGTGAACATTCCTCCCAGGTTAGCAACATAGTTGTTGGGACTCCCCGAAGCCCTAAAACAGGCtccactgtctgaatgtgaATAGCTGGCATGCTGTCATTTTGGTACCCCTAACGAAAATGACACTCTCAAAGCCAAACTATTTATTGATTTTCTTGGCTCCTGCAGTGCTGGTGGAACAGGTGTTTTGCTAAACATTGAGAGGGTGGCCAGTCAGCTGGAGCAGCTCGGTGCAGAGGCTCAGGTTCGAGGCCTCGTGGACTCTGGGTGGTTTCTAGAGAGTAAACAGCAGAGATCACCAAACTGCCCCGAGACTATTTCCTGCTCACCTGAAGATGCTATTAAGATAGGACTCAGGTAAAGTCAGGCATTCTTCAGTCAGTCTGTATAGATTTTATGTAACAAAACACTTTTTATAGGCCTGATGCAGAATTTGGAATTATCTCTCTTTTCCTATACAGTGCTgtttattgtatattgtattgctgttaatgtatatttggctatgtatatatatatatatatatatatatatatatatatatatatatatatatatatttgtgtgtattgaCAGTGTGCGTTGTTTTCTCAGGCTGTGGAATGGGGTTGTGCCTGATAGATGTCGGCAGCTCtataagagaggagaggaatggCAGTGCTTCTTTGGCCACAAACTGTACTCTACCCTGACCTGTGAGTGCTGGCTGGTGCTTCCTATATTTAATGATATTGGATTAGTATGCTTTATATTTGACTTAAAGGGATAGGTCAGGTATTTTGATGtagggttgtatgaggtacttatccataatCAGTGTATTAGACAGGAATACGGACGTTTTACGGTTGAGAAAATGTAGAGCCAAAGAAAATGGCtatctgacagcaaggtaaaagcagggaaaatatatatatattagggctgtcacaCGATTAAATTTTCTTAATCGTGATTATTCGTTGAaattctatagttaatcacgattaatcgcatgttttatcacatgaatacattttttattttgcatttcagaactgtttttaagtacatattaacaatggaaagcaattattaccagtgtatcttgattgggaatcaaattaatgcaaagaaagaaactttatgaacttgattttaagattattatttgtttattatatatttaatctagtcacacatttgaatctagagtcaatattagggttgggtattgtttggtttggataccggtgctaaagcggtactttttaaacggtaccggtgccttaacggtgcctgaaccgatactttttaagaaagttaaaaaaaagaagggtactaaacagttggcgacattaaagaatggcttgtttattgctaaggccatatcgtcaaaattaaatgtttaataataatgtaatcactataacaataacttatttcactagtaaatagtaatagctgttgaatgacaaaaacaaccaccagatgggaaaagggcatgtaacaacaactttgaatgtacCACGaagctgtaaattaccagtttcattgaacgcactgtctgtgtttttccgacaacagcagctgcagattgttacatcccggtgtcggaatcctctacagtgaaatacagacaaactttacaccgtttagcgttagctgtcagcattgtaaccgtgtttaatccagctactagctagcagtaggctaacgttagctgctgtcgagtatagtgttaactagcatcacgtgcagcaatgtttctgttgcctgtaatgtctgtttcagagcatcagagagaagcgcagacatatcagtggcatcagaatgaggcaccgaaatccgcgttgctattcctgcagcagcaggatgcgttacgaggaagtacagcaaaatagtagcctgttaggcacgacgcaaagccgagtaaagtgaaaataaattaataaatggcggcatgcgattaatacgattaaaataaattaacgcattatgctcagcccttaatcgcatcgcaattaacgagttaatgctgacagccctactatatatatgtgtgtgtgtgtgtttatccaaCCTGGGAGCATGCCAtctgccatctactgtaggtaataaactgactatggataagtaccttatacaaaaaattcaaaaaatccAAACTATCTCTTTAAGTTTAAAAGTTATGTGCACTGAAATATGAGCGATGTGAGTTTAACTTACTCAGAAGCTGAAAAGTGAACAGACTCTGTAAAAATGCCGATGCCCAATGTTGGTGATTTTAATGCTTTTACTGTTGCGTCTGCAAGTCTTGAATCAAAAACCCACAaggaaaaaatgtataaaaacatggttgaaagacattttttttatcaattccTGAGCAACTGAACTATGACAgtagtggaaaaaaaaactaaaacatctaAGTTTAAAGCCCTCATATGTGGGATTTGACAATTTCTGACTTTGGCGACTCTGAGTGCTACTATCAGAAAATACACTGTAGACACAGCAACAAAGATTCAACCTGGgaatttgttcttttttctacagacaaaattatatattttttggccacttgggggcaacGCCACAAGCTGTAAACATCAAAACACTGTATTATCACCTTATAAAACTGATTTGGCAAGCTTGCAAACTTGcaaacagcaaacagcagacacatccagcagacatagAGCAACATTATCGGGTCATTTGGGGTCATGCTTCTGGCCACCTGATGTAAATCTATAAGTCTGATTCTCCACCAACTATTGAgaaaaatatctgtctcttagctgctaaatgcttcactaGTGCTTCACTGGTGAACACCAGCTGGACTCTAACTTAGCCCGTCTgccgtttggtgctgagcaggtagtgtacaacgcgtttatcagagcttttgcGCTAAATGCAGCTGATCGCTGCCTTTTCCAGCTGATGAGAGCtgtgagactgaaccaaaacaataaatctGTGCacactaaaactaaaacaatgagCAGAAAAGAGCTATAaagctctgtagagctgaggggaactgcagtcAGTTGACAATTCTCTGTACGTTCATCCCTATGAGCGTCCCGTTTCACATTGCACATATATCATCATATGCCCCattgttaaaattaaaatatggaTTAGATCATCTTTAATACTAAACTCTTTGTTTTCCCTGTAGCCCCTCTGTTTGTCGTTCAGTGGCTGTTTGATGAGGAGCAGCTGAGAGTGGAGAACATCTACATGGGAGGACAGAGCCTGTCCGAGGAGCAGTGGCAGTACATACAGAACCTGGGCAGGGAGCTCAAGAACTCACTAACAGATGTCACGTGAGTTCCCAAAAATGGATTTGGAAGAGAAAACATAAAGTGATAACTAGATCTTATATGCACCAGATGGGCTAACATGTAGAGATGGCTGcattgttctgtgtgtgtttttcagggcTGTGTTTGCTCCGTCCTGCCTCTCCCACACAGTGATTACTAAAAGGTAAGATTGGACATTTGACTCCTGTGGCGGTAAATGCACTTTCACACCTTCTGTCCCGCACTTTATTCTCGCCTCTACTAGTAGTCATCTCTACCAAGTGAGCTCATGCTGCTGATTTTGTTCGCTCGTTCATCACCCTACATTCTTCATGTCACCAAATTCCATTTCACACTTTCCCTAACCCCTCGGTACCCCTTGAATGCACTAATTATTTTGCTGCACAGATGGGCATTGATGGGTCAGTGCAGTCTTAGATCGGTTTACAGAGTCAAGCTAAGTTAGGTGTGTTTATCGATGGTGATGACTCTTTATGGGAGGAGCTGAAGGTCCAAGGTCATTGTAAGTAATTTAGCAGTTGCTGTTTTGTGATGTAACACACTTGCTGTACCAAGATAATGAGCCAAAAGTTGCCAAAGGGAATTACAAACCTTGTGATCAGGCAAAGACATCACTGATGACAATTCAGCGACCAATTCCTTTGCTTTCTCCCAATCCTTCACTTACcttcccttttctttctttctatacCTTTCCCAATGTTTATTTCTGATCCCTATCTTCCCTGTCTTCTTGTTCTTCTAGCAACTGGATGAGTTTCCAAGTTAAAGGCACGTCTCTGCCACGGGCCCTGCACTGCTGGGACAGGAGTCTGGAGGCAACACGCAACAACAGAACCCCTGCTAAAGGCTGTCCTTTCCACCTGGTGGACACCTGCCAATGGCCCCAGTGCAACCCCACCTGCCCAGCCTTGGTGGACCAGGCCACTCAGCAGGAGCTCACGCTGCTCCAGATGCTGGTAGCCATGGGCCTTGACCTCCAGAAGCTGGGCCTGGATCCCCAGGGAGACGCAGATTCTCTGGCCAGCATGGTCAGCAATGGTGGCTAAGTGTAAACGTGGATAGCAGCTTAAGAGATTAAGCCATTAAAAGGCTTAATAGAGGAAAGAATGTGTTGAAGTTTTAATGTAACCATAGAATTAGTACTGAAATCTGGTTACTACATCTTGTGCTGCTCAGCATTCCATTATGCTTCATGTGtcttttaaattggtgacttgACTGGTGGGTGTGTCACTTTGTCTGAGTCTGAGTGGTTTGGCTGTCCCTCTGCTGGACACTAGAGGAAAGAGCTTTGGGTCTAAATCAAAGGGGATTCAGTTgtactggttgaatagctttgAGATTTTCCAGGTGACCCGGCATACTGTACCTCCTCGAACACACGTTTATCCTGATCACTCTATATGAAAGTCAAACTTCAGAGCAGTAGAGTTGGATACTTTTAATGAATAAAGGCTCCCGCAAAGAGGGAAACAAACATGTTGCTTTGACAGGACtcgtgaaaaaaaaagaaacatttgtaCCACACGTTCTGTAGTTGTTAACATTTGAATTAGCTTTAAAGAAAGATTTATTTATGCTCTTTCTACCTAGCAGTCATACTTTTCATACAATAGTAATCTGATCTGCTAAATTGCTGATTCTtacataaaataaaactcaGAGAACACAAAAACTACACTCACACTAACTCAATCATGTTTTGCACAGTTCCAAATACATTGATTGTGATTTTTGTGACTTAGTTTTAGCTCCTGATGCTATGCTAACTTATATATATTAcgtaatatatatacatattttatgtGCACGTAAGAAAATAGTGTGATTAGTTATTGATCGTTTTCTGTGTAGACCAGCAGGAGTTTGCCTATTTGACATGTGAAGTGTGcgataaatagaaaaaaaactccCTAAAAAAGCAACAACGCTGTGGTTAATCACCGCTCAGTTGTCAGGATAGTCTATATCTAGTGACATACGTGGACATAATACAGACTATGTATTGCAATCCTTTTAATGTTGTCAAAAATGTATGCTTCTTTAACAATGCCATACATGTTTTGCAAGGCATTTACAGatgttactgtatgttttatttcCATCTAGGTACTGTAATCACTGTGTCAAACGATAAGGATTTGACAAGAATTGTACCTGCTGGTAACAAGTATCAGACTGAGTTGTTGCTCATGTTGAAACAGCGAATAAAGATATAAATGGACTCTAACATGAATTATTTTGTGGTTCATCCAATTCTATTTGTTCATTCTCTTGACATCGTTATTGTAACACATGTGGGAAGGTGAAATGAGAAGATGCATAAGGCATGGCTACATTTACACTGGTACGTCTCTGCCCTCAGAGCTAACAGACTGAAATAGCAGCGCAGAGTTTCTAATGATTGACTACCATCTGAGGAGCCACAGGGACCTACATACTCAAACGGTCTGTAGAGCATTCACACATCAATACTTcctctatatacagtatatgttaagTCATTTAATGTGGATTAATGAGGACATTTTAATTGTTCAACACCAACTGCTTGGTATAATCAAAGTGACAATCTAAAAACACTTGTTGAGTGTTAATATCTTGAacaggaaaagaaaatgtttcttttgaaagaaacaaaagacGGTGCTTGATATATTTTAGAACTTGAATTCTTAGATTTGATTATATGTTAATCACAGTGTGCAGTAAGATATGCACATTTCCTTCAAAGGGCATTTTATGTGTAAATGCCACTGCTTAGAATATTGAACACATTCTGTGTGGGAGCATCATGACTCTGGAGACTGCTAGCAAATCTGAGACCAGCAGAAATGACAGGAGAGTGGGTGATGTAACATGCAACAAGTATTAAAGACTGACTCGAACCTATTATTGAACCTataaaaatatcttttaaaCTCAACTTGTCCACCTTCCTTTGCTGCTATCATGGTCACATCCTCCCGTTCTTGCACTAAAAATGTGTTGTTCATGAACTAAGAAACCTTTGGCTTTGCTGAATTATATTGCATGTCTTATGGGACATCAACAAATATTTGATTGCACACAGTAGACTATAAATACGTTGCTCTGGtaagaaaatgtattaaaaatatttCCAATATTTCtccggggtttgttacgtctctggtcacgcaactgtaaGAAACatgccagtttttttttaggtcgggtagaatccgtctccgttgatcctgttcatttgtttgctgctttcatggctgtactaacgttacagctgtatcgcgctgggtttacgtttttacaggtatatgtatatctggcaacccggcctggctgacaaactggtcagttgataacaacacaaacagaaattccgtcacggaccggaaatttcaaaaggagaaaatactggcattagcattgttgtcagaaaagatagtgtttcaacttagcatgtttccttaatatcagatgacgcattgggggcatttttggatttattacagtaaatatattacatattggacctttaaccaGCTAGCAATTCTAgctattaaatgttaaaaaggCCACTTTTTTATTGGGAACACAGTTGGTGTGCATAATACAGCACAACTAGTATGTAGAAAAGAATACAATTaaataggttaaaaaaaaactatatatatatatatatatatatatatatatatatatatatatatatatatatatatatgaggtgACACTTGTTCTTTTTAAGGATTTAAATATAGTTTTGAAAAGTAGGCCTACAATCAAAGTTGTACATATCTTGAACCAATTTCTACTAGTAAGAATGTAAGAATGTTATTCTGAATATCTTTAATTACCATTCTGACTAGTGAGAGTACAATTTTGACTATGAGAAATgctattatggaattaaaatgtaattacagataGGAGTGTGGTTTGATTAAAATGTCGAATCTCGTGCTGGTGTGGGTCATCTCGACTTGAAAAATCTTGGATTTTTTCCCATAATgcattgctgtttttttccactTCCTCTTTCCGCCATATTGCAGAACCGGTAAGATGCCTTTTTACACTGTCACCTTCAATCTTTTAAGTATCTAAAgcatctaaatgttaaatatccCATTTATGCGATCATATTGAAGCTAAAGCACATATTAATGATTTGGGAGGATTATCGCCTCGATTGAGAAGACGAATTTAACACAACTGTGCCTCAAATTTTATCTAGCAGTCCCTCTGTTCGGCCCTGGGAATCGATGCGTTCAAGGCGCTTTGATAACTGTTAGCTTTGCGACCACACAAATGTCTTTTTTACTTTGAACAAGTAAGACCTGTAAGGTGTCCGTTGATATACGTGCTTAACAGTTTGTAGCGTACATGGTCGAAACTGCGTTGACCATTAGAACTACAAGTGTTGGGAGATGCTTTTccaatgtaacgttaacgttagtcgGCTAGgctaggtaacgttaacgttagctattcTGTGTGCTCATGAAGGACCATGCTTTGGCGAGTCTCTGCGTTTTACTTCAATGTCACTCAAGTAAACGCCACGTTAACTGCTGCGAATAAAACTGCTGGAATCAAAAGTATTTACACAACGTAACTTGCTAATGTTAGCGAAGTTGCTAATAACGTTACCTGTTTGAAATGTTGCGTTTCGTGCCATAATTGGGGCTAGCTAGGCTTTGTTAACTGGGCATAACTTTGTGCTTCACCTCTTGAACCATTATTTCCATTTGTACCTAAGATATGCGAGATTAAATTGTGTTCCAGTCAGTGTATGACACTACATTTAAAAAGTAGCTACTGATATGGAGGGACAGCAATTGACGATGTGGAATCACAGGCACAGGCTAGGTCTTCTCTCTGTAGTCTGTTAAGCATGAACTGTGAAAGTAGTTTGGAGGCATTGAAATAACAGTCCCACAGTGGGTTGTGAAATTAGGCACAGCTTAATGTCTTAGTTTAAGCTTACATATGTCACTCTAATCAGTTAATGGTTATCTTTGTGTATGCAGGCATCATGGTGCGCATGAACGTTCTCGCAGATGCTCTGAAATGCATCAACAACGCTGAGAAGCGTGGGAAACGCCAGGTCCTCCTTAGGCCCTGCTCCAAGGTTATTGTGCGCTTCCTAACCGTCATGATGAAACACGGTGAGTGGTGGTTTTGGTATCATGAAACACTAAGTTAATAATTTGGCCATGTGATAATGGCAGCGCGATGGTCTAGTCAATGTATACACTTACTGCCATGTCAAGCTGGTAGGAGATGCAAGTTACATACGAGTGTAGTCGGTAGAAGTATGGTCAGCCTCTAGCTGAACAGGTTTGAAGAGTGGTCATGGCCGTAGAGCTTTGTGTCTCATAGCTGAGATGAGACACCAAGCTGAGACGTAAATATCTGAGACACCAAGCTCATCAGGTCCAAATGGTAATAGTTTGAATCCAGTAATGATTTGATGTTCTTTGTCATTTGCACCTTCAGGTTACATTGGTGAGTTCGAGATCATTGACGACCACAGAGCCGGAAAAATTGTCGTCAATCTCACAGGCAGGCTGAACAAGGTAAAGTCTCTTACTCGGCCCAACTCTGCAGTTACCATTCTGTCGCTGCGTTGGTAGCTGTTTGCAACAGTTCCCTCAGGTCTGCATTTCCAAATGACATAAACTAACTttcagacataacatgtttttgAAGCAGCTACTTTTATTAAACTCTTTAATTTAAAGAGTGGTGTGCCTTGCTTTTTTGTTTGGAAAGTGGTAAATGCAACAGTCTTCTAATTGAGGACTACTAAAGCTATCACAGGTGGTTCATCTTACAGTATTTAGATTTAGTTCCTGCTTGCTAGTTTGTCTGAATGTGGAGTGTtaaccagtgttttgttttttttatctttcagtGTGGTGTGATCAGTCCGCGTTTTGATCTCCAGCTCAAGGACCTGGAGAAGTGGCAGAACAACCTGCTGCCTTCAAGACAGTTTGGGTGAGAATCGCATACACCAACTTTT contains these protein-coding regions:
- the rps15a gene encoding 40S ribosomal protein S15a, whose amino-acid sequence is MVRMNVLADALKCINNAEKRGKRQVLLRPCSKVIVRFLTVMMKHGYIGEFEIIDDHRAGKIVVNLTGRLNKCGVISPRFDLQLKDLEKWQNNLLPSRQFGYIVLTTSAGIMDHEEARRKHTGGKILGFFF
- the notum2 gene encoding carboxylesterase notum2, which codes for MKILGKVAFLLLLGGIWCQNNRNAKAGGKSTKKSGGNQGGDVGQSLPVVDLTHGNTGSTGSTGSTGGTGGTRGTGVTAEAAQQGAAGTRAAGQQTDDMRLHFLKNTQVTCNDGTAAGFYLKEFRGSRRWQLFLEGGWCCHSKETCDSRYQNIPRLMSSSRWPQTKRGTGILSSQAEENPHWHNANIVFIPYCSSDVWSGTGPAPTPPPRPRQGREKERDRNTNATEYTFMGSLIIREVIKDLIPKGIKQAKVVMLSGTSAGGTGVLLNIERVASQLEQLGAEAQVRGLVDSGWFLESKQQRSPNCPETISCSPEDAIKIGLRLWNGVVPDRCRQLYKRGEEWQCFFGHKLYSTLTSPLFVVQWLFDEEQLRVENIYMGGQSLSEEQWQYIQNLGRELKNSLTDVTAVFAPSCLSHTVITKSNWMSFQVKGTSLPRALHCWDRSLEATRNNRTPAKGCPFHLVDTCQWPQCNPTCPALVDQATQQELTLLQMLVAMGLDLQKLGLDPQGDADSLASMVSNGG